One region of Candidatus Leptovillus gracilis genomic DNA includes:
- a CDS encoding pyridoxamine 5'-phosphate oxidase family protein produces MNDLPLEIPPVPTVSRPHMPGYGLAESQDGLVSWQDVSQKMALARNYWVCTTRPDGRPHAAPVWGLWLNETFYFGTGHSSVKGRNLAHNPAISLHLESGDDVVILEGDVSPVTDPALLRLIYELYGQKYGMDMSASAEDAANPTYGLRPAAAFAWLEQDFPNTATRFIFPTNVVPVS; encoded by the coding sequence ATGAACGATTTGCCCCTGGAGATTCCACCTGTGCCAACTGTATCGCGCCCGCACATGCCTGGTTATGGTCTGGCAGAATCGCAAGACGGCCTGGTGTCCTGGCAAGATGTCAGCCAGAAAATGGCGCTGGCGCGCAATTATTGGGTCTGCACCACCCGGCCAGACGGCCGTCCTCACGCCGCGCCGGTTTGGGGATTGTGGCTGAATGAAACATTCTATTTTGGCACGGGGCATAGCAGCGTCAAGGGGCGCAATCTGGCGCATAATCCGGCCATCAGCCTGCACCTGGAAAGCGGCGACGATGTTGTTATTTTGGAAGGTGATGTTAGCCCGGTCACTGACCCCGCGCTGCTGCGCCTTATCTATGAACTGTATGGGCAAAAATATGGCATGGACATGAGCGCCAGCGCGGAGGACGCGGCCAATCCTACCTATGGCCTGCGTCCTGCCGCAGCTTTTGCCTGGCTGGAACAAGATTTTCCCAACACCGCTACTCGATTTATCTTCCCGACAAACGTTGTGCCTGTGTCTTAG